Sequence from the Helianthus annuus cultivar XRQ/B chromosome 13, HanXRQr2.0-SUNRISE, whole genome shotgun sequence genome:
AGATAGTGTAGAAAACAAGTGCTTAAGTACTTGGCACGTATAAAAAAGACGATCGCATTAACGACTAGTGTAAAACTTACTAGTTTTCTATAATAGATTcttaaaaatgagaaaatataAAGGTATATAGTGTGTTAGAGATTCGATCCAAGCGATCCAAGGATCATAAGAACCATGAAAACTCCTTGGAGATGTGAGTTTTATGAATGTCAAATCCAGCCGGATACATTCTTGTGTTGGATGAAAATCCATTTACACTTTACAAGATAGGGTTTTAAGTTTATAACCATGGTCTATATTATAAACTACCCAGCCTTTTTGCAATGTATTTTCAGGGAATAAATAATTAGAACCTACTAGAAATAAATAGATTGTACAAAATTCTATGTTTCATCGTATGCAATTGACTAAAATAATTTTCTTTGGTTGTAaagtgtgatatatatatatatatcagtcaTCACGTTAAGTCGGGTGAAAGTGGGGTGTGACATCGAAATGGTAAATATGTCGTCtttgttaagaatgtgcttacgCGATAAGTATAATAGATTTACACTAGGCGTTATAATAAAACACTATTAAAAGTCTGTTACAAACAGTGGGAAGAACATCTGAGGACAAAAACTAACAGTTCAGAGTGGTGGAAGAATCTCCACTTACCAAGTACAAAGGAAAGAAACATGAATATCTTATTTAGCAAACAACTTATTTTCTAACACGAGTAGAGGCTTGCATCAGATAACCTTTTAGATGGTACAATTATTAGTGGCTTCCGTTTCTTTGTGACAAATCCAAACTCATCAGAAAGCTCGAATTCTTCATCTTTATGTAACCTCCAATCGAAAGAGTGCAAGAGGGACGCTAATATATACACCGTCATCTTCTCCCCAAGGGTGATTCCTGGGCATATTCTTCTCCCTGATCCAAATGGTATAAATTTTACATTTTTTCCATTGTAGTCCCAGTTATTGTTCAAAAACCTCTCAGGCTTGAACTCCGAAGGATTGGTCCAGTTCTTGGGATCTCGGTGAATGGCCCAAACATTCACATAGACGATACAACCCTTTGGAATGTTATATCCCGCTACCACGCAAGATTTATCTGGGCTTCGTTGGATTAGAAGAGGAAGTGGAGGGTGTAGCCTGAATGTCTCCTTGATCACTGCATCCAAATATGTCAACTTGGACAGATGATATTCTTCCACAATATTATTCATACCAATTACTTCTGTTAATTCATCCTGAACCTTTTTCATTACACTTGGATTGTGCAAAATCTCTGCCATCACCCATTCAACCATTGTTGATGTGGTGTCTGTTGCTGCAACTACTATGTCCTGATTCATAACTTGGTCTTTAGTATAATTTGGTCCAATAGTAAATAGAAAGAATAAAGACAAGTGTAGAAATTAATTTGTTTTGTTCTAGGTGGTTTAGAAAATGAATAAGTGTTTTgtaggggttttttttttttttttttttttttttttttttttacaccacTTCCTCTAAAAGcgatatatgaaaaaaaaatttagagaGTCCGCTTCCCTGGGTAGCGGATTGCCTAGAAACCAAAACAACCTTGAAAAATTTATACATTTTCTAAACcacataaataaaacataattgtGTAGAAATGCATATATATATTACCATTAGCAAGGCCTTGATTAGAGTGATGTCAAGTAACATTGGAGCATCTTTCTGGTCTTTAAGCTCTAGTAAGATCTGCAGAATATCTTTCCTTCCGTCTTCCCTAACTTTTCCCTCGATTTTGCCCGAATTCTCTTTGATTCTACCTTCAATAATATTGTCAAAGATACTATCAACAAATTCCAATTGCCTCTGCATATCTCTCAGTCTCCCTTGTAGATCAAACCTTGATAACATGGGGATAAAATCAGAGATGTTAGGAGCTCCTACTAACTCAATAATCTTAAACTCAACTTCTCTAAACCCGTCTCCTATATAGCTAGAATCCTTCCCTTCACCAGATTTGCTACAACCCCATAACATACTTGTCACAAAATTAACCACGGTATCGAAAGCAATTTTGTTAATATCTACTTTTGTCCCAATCTTGGTGTAAACTTCGTTTACCGTCTTTCTCACTTCTTGTTTTCTAAAACCCTGACTAGCTTTTAGATTCGGGTGGCTGAGCACTTGGCTGACTAAAAGCTTGCGCATGTGGCGCCAGTGTGCATTGTTGTTGGACCATGCGACATCAGACCCACCGTAAGTGATGGCCAAGGCTGTTTGTGGAGGGCAGCGGTTAGCAAACGTCTGGTCCATGTCACGAGTCACAACCTTTACTAGGTCCATAGAGTTCACTACAACATGAAGCTTAGTCCCAAGCCGCAAGCTGAAAATGGGACCGTATTTGTGAGCCATCACGGTGAATCTTTCGTGTATGTTGTTGCCGAGAAATGGGAGGTAACCTACAAATGGTAAGCCGTAAGGACCTGGCGGCAAAGGAGTTGTGCCCATCCATTTGTACCATAGAATTACTAGTGTTGGAACAGAAATGGTGAGAATGGTGCAAGCAAGCTGGTCTAGATTGGTTTGGGCATCCCACCACCATGACCAGAATGACATGATTGTTAGTGAGATACTATAGCCAACTTCAGATATCATTTTTGCTATAAATGATATGTGGGAACTCTGCTTATTATATAGCAGTGATGACTGATATTATTGGAGAGTTGATGCAAATACAATTACGTTTGCATTTAAGTTTAGGTAAATCCCCGATATGATTAATTTCTATAGGTCGTAATCATGGAAAAATAAATTTCTTTGAAAGTCACAATCACCACTTCCTTAGATAATACAGCTTGGCATAAATGTTATTTGTTATTCTTGTGAATTTTTTTGGGTGACCAGGGCACTCGCGAGATGGAGCAAAGGGGTTTGTGGGTTCAACCAGAGCACCGTCGTAACCATTTTGATTTAGCTAGATGGGTGGATTCACGGGTTCACAAATCCGTTCGTAGATGGAGTGAATGTCTGCGTTGGAGGGAAAGACAGTGTATgtgttggtatcatcgtcatcggaaacccaggaccaatCGGAATGGATGGTATTGTGACCACACACACAATCGTTTACGAACAACCCACAACAATCACAGTTCTTCATGATGAATTGAACGAAAAAACAGATTTGCAAAAAGATAACTAACCGAATTGAACTTTGAATGATAACTAGAACTTGAATATGATAACTTGTAAACACGTTCGAATACAAACTAACTGACCGACAAACAAGGAGTTCCGCAGCCGGCTTTTATAGCGATGAATGGTCATGTCTTTCCAGTCACAACGTTTCATGAACAGGTGTGTTGTTCCAAGATAACCGCTCGGTAGTTACCTGTTGATGAGGACGTGACGATTCAAAAAGCTCCGGCCCAAACCCTTGTTTTAACCGCTACCTAATGGACTGAATTTAAACATTCTGTTCGACCCATACATGTGGCCTACGGCCCAGACATAATAAACATAAACAATACTATTGTTTGACCCATAATCAACTagactaaaataaataaacataaccgGGCCGAGAGGCCCATTACTTGTACTCGGATGAACTTGGTTAACGTAACGTTCTTCATTCTCCCCCTTAAGCAAGAACATCCGAGTCCTTCGATCACGATCACTCCTTGCGATTGTTGGTGACCTCGATCTTGACCACCACGTCATCGTCGCTTGAATCGTCGAGCCAACCGCAATTGTTGCTTGAGCTTTCAGCCATGCCAACTTTCTTTCTTGCACGCTCCTTCTTGATGTAGTCGAAATACCATTCGACCAACTCCAAATAATAAACGTAGGCGACCTTTATCTCGTAAGCGTCATCCGCTTCGTAGCCATACTTCACCGAAATATCGCCCCACATGTCTTTCTCCATTATCTCTTCGAACCCACCGTTATGCTTCACGATGCGGTGTAGTAGTATGAGACTGAGATCACGTCCATCAATTAACTCTGGCGGCATTGCTTTCTCACAAACAATCCCTAGAAAATCCGTGATGAACCAAACCAAAACTTCCTCGAACGGTGCGTCGAAGAACCTTGGGTGTTTCTTGATTTCCTCGTGTAGTGTGATAAGATCCCCCGGTTCCACGCAACTTTCCATAATCAATCCTCTTTCAACAACGTCCTCCTCGAGTTGAGAGAGAGTTATTGCCCGTTCCCGAAGCATTTCTCTTGATTGGCGCGGATTATCTTTCTCGCCTTCAATGTAAATTAACAATGCCTTTTTCGCTTTCTTGGAGTACACAACTTTTTCTTTCTTAGCGTTTGAACGTTCACCGTacactttctttttgtttttcgaCTTCTCGAATTCCCGTTCATAATAATCCCCCAGACACTCTTGGAATTCCTTTTTCTCCTTCTTGTAGCCATTATCAACCCCAAGATTATCGTAGAAAGCATTAAGATAATCTTGTTCCAAATCGATTTCCGACTTGTCTTCGTATATGTCGAACCCTTTTGATCAACAACCAAACATTTTCTTTAACACACATGTTTCACCCATAGTGACCGTCTCAATCCCTTGAAACAAGAGTTGTTCTAGACTTAGAACATTCTTGTCAAGTCTTGGTGCATAACTTACGCACGGGATTGTCTTATCCTTGCCGTCCACCGGCACTCTCACTTCTTCTATTCCATGTACAAACGAAAAATCTTTCCTACTTTCGTTCGTTACAAACCCAAAGTGTCTCTTGAAACACTTAAACAAATTACGGTTTCCCGTCATATGCGTTTTAAACGTGGGATTAACAACCCAGATTGAATCCCATTTACCCCCGCAAGTATCTTTCACAATATAATCGCTTTCAATTGGCAACGGTGATAACTTAATATACTTACTAGGGCAAATTGACGCGATGTGGCCGAATTCCTTGCATTTGAAACACCGAACCCCCGGTTTCCTCGGCCTACCCACTGGTGCATTAGATTTCTTCCCGGACTTCTTCACGAAACCCTTTTGAAACACTTTCTTTGGAAACTTTTTCATTGGTGATTTCCCGGTCCGCATGGTTGGCTTCCCCTGCGGGTACTCATCCACTTCCGCCGCCCGGCCGCACTCTCCACTACGAACAAAATCCTCTTCACCATAATCGGTCACCACCGATTTCCCTTTGTTTCCACGAACCCGGTTTTCTTCTTGATCACAATCCCTTCCGCTTCCTGttaaacctttggctctgataccaatgttggtatcatcgtcatcggaaacccaggaccaatCGGAACGGATGGTATTGTGACCACA
This genomic interval carries:
- the LOC110899647 gene encoding cytochrome P450 76C1, producing the protein MISEVGYSISLTIMSFWSWWWDAQTNLDQLACTILTISVPTLVILWYKWMGTTPLPPGPYGLPFVGYLPFLGNNIHERFTVMAHKYGPIFSLRLGTKLHVVVNSMDLVKVVTRDMDQTFANRCPPQTALAITYGGSDVAWSNNNAHWRHMRKLLVSQVLSHPNLKASQGFRKQEVRKTVNEVYTKIGTKVDINKIAFDTVVNFVTSMLWGCSKSGEGKDSSYIGDGFREVEFKIIELVGAPNISDFIPMLSRFDLQGRLRDMQRQLEFVDSIFDNIIEGRIKENSGKIEGKVREDGRKDILQILLELKDQKDAPMLLDITLIKALLMDIVVAATDTTSTMVEWVMAEILHNPSVMKKVQDELTEVIGMNNIVEEYHLSKLTYLDAVIKETFRLHPPLPLLIQRSPDKSCVVAGYNIPKGCIVYVNVWAIHRDPKNWTNPSEFKPERFLNNNWDYNGKNVKFIPFGSGRRICPGITLGEKMTVYILASLLHSFDWRLHKDEEFELSDEFGFVTKKRKPLIIVPSKRLSDASLYSC